The following coding sequences are from one uncultured Devosia sp. window:
- the cbiB gene encoding adenosylcobinamide-phosphate synthase CbiB has product MHAFIAPLALLVERWLGYPQKLVELIGHPVIWIGKLITWLEKAVDKRQRTPEQRRLAGVVTVAVMLLVVLVVSVAVQQVLRLVLFGYVLEVLVATTFLAQKELGRSVEQVALGLRSSLAEGRDAVSHIVGRDPQALDEAGVSRAAIETLAESTSDGVVAPWFWLVLLGLPGIALYKAINTADSMIGHMNERYRDYGWAAAKLDDWVNWIPARLTAVLITMACFFTPFASPSKAWATARRDARKHKSPNSGWPEASFAGALGFKLGGPRSYDGEMVDLPSFGSGKADLVGSDILRALVLYRSTLNVVLGLSVAVALLIWVA; this is encoded by the coding sequence ATGCACGCTTTCATCGCGCCCCTGGCTCTCCTCGTCGAACGCTGGCTGGGCTATCCGCAAAAGCTGGTCGAACTGATCGGCCACCCGGTCATCTGGATCGGCAAGCTGATCACCTGGCTCGAAAAGGCGGTCGACAAGCGCCAGCGCACGCCCGAGCAGCGCAGGCTGGCCGGTGTCGTGACCGTTGCCGTCATGCTGCTGGTGGTTCTGGTCGTCAGCGTCGCCGTGCAACAGGTGTTGCGTCTGGTGCTCTTCGGCTATGTGCTCGAAGTGCTCGTCGCCACGACCTTCCTCGCGCAAAAAGAACTCGGCCGCTCCGTCGAACAAGTCGCCCTTGGGTTGCGCTCGTCGCTGGCCGAAGGCCGCGACGCGGTGAGCCATATCGTCGGCCGTGACCCGCAGGCGCTGGACGAGGCGGGAGTCTCCCGCGCTGCCATCGAAACCCTAGCAGAATCGACCTCCGATGGTGTGGTCGCGCCCTGGTTCTGGCTCGTGCTGCTCGGCCTGCCCGGCATCGCGCTCTACAAGGCGATCAACACGGCTGATTCCATGATCGGCCATATGAACGAGCGTTACCGCGACTATGGCTGGGCTGCAGCAAAACTTGACGACTGGGTCAACTGGATCCCGGCACGACTGACCGCGGTGTTGATCACCATGGCCTGCTTTTTCACGCCTTTCGCCAGCCCGTCCAAAGCCTGGGCAACGGCGCGCCGCGATGCGCGCAAGCACAAGTCGCCCAATTCCGGCTGGCCGGAGGCGAGCTTTGCCGGCGCGCTCGGCTTCAAACTGGGCGGCCCGCGCAGCTATGACGGCGAAATGGTCGATCTGCCCAGCTTCGGCAGTGGCAAGGCGGACCTGGTCGGCAGCGACATTTTGCGGGCGCTGGTGCTCTACCGCTCGACGCTGAATGTGGTGCTGGGGCTGAGTGTGGCTGTGGCCTTGTTGATCTGGGTGGCGTGA
- a CDS encoding cobyric acid synthase, translated as MFMGTGSDVGKSLLVAGLCRALSNRGLKVAPFKPQNMSNNAAVTADGGEIGRAQALQARAARREPVTAMNPILLKPEGDSGSQVVVRGKRLASMAARDYWRERGKLMPQVLEAFREISAHADFVMVEGAGSASEVNLRSNDLANFGFAEAADVPVVLVGDIERGGVIASLVGTFAVIQPTDAKRIVATLVNKFQGDPELFAAGKSVIAERTGVPCLGPIPWFSAASKLPAEDSIALRSLAQSADRLLTFAVTQLPRIANFDDLDPLRAEPNVNVIMVQPGEAIPRHADWVIIPGSKSTRSDLAALRGNGWHIDIAAHHRAGGKVLGICGGYQMLGKAIGDPHGIEGPPGTSQGLGLLDVETVLTPIKQLRVEQARHMASGEPISGYHMHMGETDGPDRGRPFAEVQGAGEGAVSADGRVMGTYLHGLFASDGFRRAMLGNLASPDLAYEATVEQVLDDLAIHLEKHFDIDALLALAREARLD; from the coding sequence ATGTTCATGGGAACTGGCTCCGACGTGGGCAAGTCGCTGCTGGTCGCGGGCCTCTGCCGGGCACTGAGCAATCGTGGCCTCAAGGTCGCGCCATTCAAGCCGCAGAACATGAGCAACAATGCCGCCGTCACCGCAGATGGCGGGGAGATCGGCCGGGCTCAGGCGCTGCAGGCGCGGGCGGCGCGGCGCGAGCCGGTGACGGCGATGAACCCGATTTTGCTGAAGCCTGAGGGGGATAGCGGATCGCAGGTGGTCGTTCGCGGCAAGCGGCTGGCGTCGATGGCAGCCCGGGACTATTGGCGCGAGCGGGGCAAACTGATGCCGCAAGTGCTTGAGGCATTTCGTGAAATTTCCGCACATGCGGATTTTGTCATGGTGGAAGGCGCCGGCTCCGCATCCGAGGTCAACCTGCGGAGCAATGATCTGGCCAACTTCGGCTTCGCCGAAGCAGCCGATGTGCCGGTCGTGCTGGTGGGCGATATCGAGCGGGGCGGAGTGATTGCGAGCCTGGTCGGCACCTTTGCCGTCATCCAACCCACTGATGCCAAACGAATTGTGGCGACGCTGGTCAACAAGTTCCAGGGCGACCCGGAGCTGTTCGCGGCCGGCAAAAGCGTCATCGCCGAGCGGACCGGCGTGCCCTGCCTGGGGCCGATCCCCTGGTTTTCCGCGGCGTCGAAACTACCAGCAGAGGATTCGATTGCCCTTCGCTCTTTGGCCCAAAGCGCTGACAGACTGTTAACATTTGCCGTAACGCAATTGCCCAGGATTGCGAACTTCGACGATCTCGACCCGCTCCGTGCCGAACCCAATGTCAATGTCATCATGGTGCAGCCCGGCGAAGCCATTCCACGGCATGCCGACTGGGTGATCATTCCCGGTTCGAAATCCACGCGCTCCGATCTTGCCGCATTGCGCGGCAATGGCTGGCACATCGACATCGCCGCCCATCACCGTGCCGGGGGCAAGGTGCTGGGCATCTGCGGTGGCTATCAGATGCTGGGCAAGGCCATCGGTGATCCCCATGGGATCGAGGGCCCGCCGGGCACCAGCCAAGGCCTTGGGCTGCTCGATGTCGAAACCGTGCTGACGCCGATCAAGCAACTTCGCGTCGAACAGGCACGGCACATGGCCTCGGGAGAACCCATCAGTGGCTACCACATGCATATGGGCGAAACCGACGGGCCCGATCGCGGCAGGCCCTTCGCCGAGGTTCAAGGGGCAGGCGAGGGGGCGGTGAGCGCGGATGGCCGCGTCATGGGCACCTATCTTCATGGCCTGTTCGCCAGCGACGGCTTCCGTCGCGCCATGCTGGGCAATCTCGCCAGCCCGGATCTCGCCTATGAGGCAACGGTGGAGCAAGTGCTTGACGATCTGGCGATCCATCTCGAAAAGCATTTCGACATTGATGCGCTGCTGGCGCTGGCAAGAGAGGCGAGACTGGACTGA
- a CDS encoding cobyrinate a,c-diamide synthase — protein sequence MSLAKGLVIAAPRSGSGKTTITLGLLAALRRRGTVVAPAKTGPDYIDPAFLTRAALRDAVNLDPWSMSPARLKHLAMTQATGADLLLVEGVMGLFDGAADHTGSTADLAELLDLPVILVLDAERQSQSIAPLVAGFANWRPGVRVAGTILNRVASAKHERMLTEALAATGIPCLGAIPRDANLVIPERHLGLVLPGEVTAFESFIDTAAEAIGNYVDLAQFQALATPIAQSDTPPAPMAPLGQRIAIARDDAFAFLYPHLLDGWRSMGAELSFFSPLADEAPSSIADAVFLPGGYPELHAQTIAAAQNFKSGLTAARDRQALIYGECGGYMVLGEALVDKAGVSHAMTGLLPVTTRIDRPKRILGYRRLAHAGDLPWPSRLNGHEFHYSSAKQSRLDPLFAATDATGQALPPMGCVINRVMGSYAHIVDGG from the coding sequence ATGTCTTTGGCTAAAGGCCTTGTCATTGCCGCGCCGCGCTCGGGCTCCGGCAAGACGACCATAACGCTCGGCCTGCTGGCGGCTCTGCGCCGTCGTGGCACCGTGGTGGCGCCCGCCAAGACCGGCCCCGACTATATCGACCCGGCCTTTCTGACTCGGGCTGCGCTGCGTGACGCGGTCAATCTCGATCCTTGGTCGATGAGCCCGGCTCGCCTCAAACACCTCGCCATGACCCAGGCCACCGGGGCCGATCTGTTGCTGGTTGAAGGCGTCATGGGTCTCTTTGATGGCGCGGCAGACCACACGGGCTCCACGGCGGACCTCGCCGAACTGCTCGACCTACCTGTCATCCTCGTCCTCGATGCCGAGCGGCAAAGCCAATCCATCGCGCCGCTGGTCGCCGGCTTTGCCAATTGGCGGCCCGGCGTTCGCGTCGCCGGCACCATCCTCAATCGCGTTGCCTCGGCCAAGCATGAGCGCATGCTGACCGAAGCCCTTGCTGCGACAGGAATTCCTTGCCTCGGCGCCATCCCGCGCGATGCCAATCTGGTCATCCCGGAACGCCATCTCGGGCTCGTGCTACCGGGCGAGGTCACGGCTTTTGAAAGCTTCATCGACACCGCAGCCGAAGCCATCGGCAATTATGTCGATCTGGCACAGTTCCAGGCTCTGGCCACCCCCATTGCTCAAAGCGATACGCCGCCCGCGCCAATGGCTCCACTCGGTCAACGCATCGCCATCGCCCGCGACGATGCTTTCGCCTTTCTCTACCCACACCTGCTCGACGGCTGGCGCAGCATGGGCGCCGAGCTCAGCTTCTTTTCGCCCCTGGCCGATGAGGCGCCTTCATCCATCGCCGATGCGGTCTTCCTCCCCGGCGGCTATCCCGAGCTCCATGCGCAAACTATTGCTGCGGCTCAAAATTTCAAGTCAGGCCTCACAGCGGCCCGCGACCGCCAAGCGCTGATCTATGGTGAGTGCGGTGGCTATATGGTGCTGGGCGAGGCGCTGGTCGACAAGGCGGGCGTCAGCCACGCCATGACCGGCCTGCTTCCTGTCACCACCCGTATCGATCGCCCCAAACGCATTCTTGGCTACCGCCGTCTCGCCCATGCCGGTGATTTGCCGTGGCCGTCGCGCCTTAATGGCCACGAATTCCATTACTCCTCCGCCAAACAATCGCGCCTCGACCCACTCTTTGCCGCGACGGATGCCACTGGTCAGGCGCTGCCGCCCATGGGATGCGTCATCAACCGCGTCATGGGATCATACGCCCATATCGTCGATGGGGGATAA
- the cobA gene encoding uroporphyrinogen-III C-methyltransferase has product MKPGEVWLVGAGPGGPGLVSLLAYHALGQADVIVHDALVSPDLLALAPKSTQRLFAGKRGGQPSPKQADISLQLIELAKAGKRVLRLKGGDPFMFGRGGEEAGALVRAGVPFRVVPGISAGLGGLAYAGVPITHRDTNQSVLFLTGHDEAGAVPGAIDWQAAAHAAPVIVMFMAVKHLATIAEKLLHAGRDPDDRLALVSHAATPLQSVIETTLGEAQSLTDVPTPAVVVLGPVSAYRQSLDWYVGEARRHVFG; this is encoded by the coding sequence ATGAAGCCTGGTGAAGTGTGGCTCGTTGGAGCCGGGCCGGGTGGGCCGGGCCTTGTCTCGCTGCTGGCTTACCATGCGCTGGGCCAGGCCGACGTCATCGTGCATGACGCTCTGGTCTCGCCAGACCTGCTGGCCCTGGCCCCCAAAAGCACCCAGCGCCTGTTTGCCGGCAAGCGCGGTGGCCAGCCTTCGCCAAAACAGGCCGATATCTCGCTGCAACTGATAGAGCTCGCCAAGGCCGGCAAGCGCGTGCTGCGGCTCAAGGGCGGTGATCCCTTCATGTTTGGCCGTGGCGGAGAAGAAGCCGGTGCCCTGGTGCGGGCGGGCGTACCCTTCCGCGTGGTGCCCGGCATTTCAGCTGGTCTTGGTGGCCTCGCCTATGCCGGCGTGCCGATCACTCATCGCGACACCAACCAGTCCGTGCTCTTCCTCACCGGCCATGACGAGGCCGGTGCCGTGCCCGGCGCCATCGACTGGCAGGCTGCCGCCCATGCCGCGCCGGTCATCGTCATGTTCATGGCGGTCAAGCATCTGGCCACCATCGCCGAAAAGCTCCTGCATGCCGGGCGCGATCCCGATGATCGGCTTGCCTTGGTCTCCCATGCCGCGACCCCCCTTCAGTCGGTCATCGAGACGACGCTGGGTGAAGCGCAATCGCTGACCGATGTGCCGACGCCGGCCGTGGTCGTGCTCGGTCCGGTCAGCGCCTATCGCCAGTCGCTGGACTGGTATGTCGGGGAGGCGCGAAGGCATGTCTTTGGCTAA
- a CDS encoding cobalt-precorrin-6A reductase: protein MKILILGGTAEARELANRLVALGHEVTTSLAGRTQDPILPQGGLRMGGFGGIPGLAAYLRVAGIETLVDATHPYAGQISINAVAAAQAVHVPLIRYMRPEWEQQIGDDWITVETMVEAAAVLPHNADVLLTTGHAGLEHFLARDDCQFVVRTIEAPDMALPRHASLLQTRPPYGLIDEMALMEREGITHLVTKNSGGKQTSSKLEAARRLGVKVIMIARPVYGPANEVSSVNDAMAALGLAG from the coding sequence ATGAAGATCCTGATCCTGGGTGGCACGGCGGAAGCGCGGGAACTGGCCAATCGGCTGGTAGCCCTGGGACACGAGGTCACCACCTCCCTGGCGGGACGCACGCAGGACCCGATCCTGCCGCAGGGCGGACTGCGCATGGGCGGGTTCGGCGGCATTCCCGGGCTCGCGGCCTATCTGCGCGTTGCCGGTATCGAGACGCTGGTCGATGCGACCCATCCCTATGCAGGGCAGATTTCGATCAATGCCGTGGCCGCGGCGCAGGCGGTGCATGTGCCGCTGATCCGCTATATGCGGCCCGAATGGGAACAGCAGATCGGCGATGACTGGATCACCGTCGAGACCATGGTCGAGGCTGCAGCGGTCCTGCCGCATAATGCCGATGTGCTGCTGACCACAGGCCATGCCGGGCTCGAGCACTTCCTTGCCCGCGACGATTGCCAGTTCGTCGTCCGCACCATCGAGGCGCCGGACATGGCGCTGCCGAGGCATGCAAGCTTGCTGCAGACGCGGCCACCCTACGGTCTGATCGACGAAATGGCGCTGATGGAGCGCGAAGGTATCACTCATCTGGTCACCAAGAATTCGGGTGGCAAGCAGACGTCGTCCAAGCTCGAGGCGGCGCGGCGGCTGGGGGTCAAGGTGATCATGATCGCACGGCCGGTCTATGGTCCCGCCAATGAAGTGTCGAGCGTCAACGATGCCATGGCGGCACTGGGATTGGCTGGCTGA
- a CDS encoding cobalamin biosynthesis protein, whose translation MKTTPDPLVIGLGCSSAATSAEVISLIHACLVEAGFDSSQVTAIATHIRKRDSLALAQAAAAFDLDLRYLTDDELADRPGTCEAVAAAAGPLLLGKRKSRYATCAIALAASDFVPAAFGQPANPSAAMASLTLDTSLAGP comes from the coding sequence ATGAAGACGACACCAGATCCACTCGTGATCGGCCTCGGCTGTTCCAGCGCCGCCACCTCGGCAGAAGTCATCTCGCTGATCCACGCCTGCCTGGTTGAAGCCGGGTTTGATTCCAGCCAGGTTACCGCTATCGCCACCCATATCCGCAAGCGCGACAGCCTGGCGCTCGCCCAGGCGGCTGCAGCGTTCGATCTCGATCTGCGCTATCTGACCGACGATGAACTGGCCGACCGCCCCGGCACCTGCGAAGCCGTGGCTGCCGCCGCCGGTCCGCTGCTGCTGGGCAAGCGTAAGTCGCGCTATGCCACCTGCGCCATCGCCCTGGCCGCGTCGGATTTCGTGCCTGCGGCTTTTGGTCAGCCAGCCAATCCCAGTGCCGCCATGGCATCGTTGACGCTCGACACTTCATTGGCGGGACCATAG
- a CDS encoding cation diffusion facilitator family transporter has translation MAITANRTLAIAVGSLVVGLTVLGLKLLAWYVTGSVALYSDALESIVNVVTAIVALIAVKLAQRPADAALPYGYHKAEYFSAVIVGVMIIVAAILILREAYFGFMAPEVPESPTMGLLISIGATAINVVWARVLIRQGRKMRSPALEADGKHLMTDVISTIGVIVGLGLVILTGWAVLDPVLAGLVALNILWSGWGVIRESVGGLMDVAVPPETGKLIREVIAANADGAIEAHDIRTRQAGKMTFIDFHLVVPGSMSVDAAHEICDCLEAKLKEAVEDVQITIHVEPEQKAKHSGIVVL, from the coding sequence ATGGCTATCACCGCAAACAGAACCCTCGCCATTGCGGTGGGCAGCCTTGTCGTTGGCCTGACCGTATTGGGGCTCAAGCTTCTCGCCTGGTATGTGACAGGTTCGGTGGCGCTCTATTCGGATGCGCTGGAATCGATCGTCAATGTGGTGACGGCCATTGTCGCGCTGATCGCGGTGAAGCTGGCGCAACGCCCGGCCGACGCCGCCCTGCCCTATGGCTATCACAAGGCCGAGTATTTCTCGGCCGTCATCGTGGGCGTGATGATCATCGTCGCGGCGATCCTGATCCTGCGCGAGGCTTACTTCGGCTTCATGGCGCCGGAAGTGCCCGAATCGCCGACCATGGGCCTGTTGATCAGCATTGGCGCGACGGCCATCAATGTGGTCTGGGCACGGGTGCTGATCCGTCAGGGCCGCAAGATGCGCTCGCCGGCGCTCGAAGCCGATGGCAAGCATCTGATGACCGACGTAATCTCGACCATTGGCGTCATCGTCGGCCTCGGTCTCGTCATCCTCACCGGCTGGGCCGTGCTCGATCCGGTGCTGGCGGGTCTGGTGGCGCTCAATATCCTGTGGTCGGGCTGGGGCGTGATCCGCGAAAGCGTGGGCGGGTTGATGGATGTGGCGGTACCGCCCGAGACGGGCAAGCTGATCCGCGAGGTCATTGCTGCCAATGCCGATGGCGCAATCGAGGCTCACGACATCCGCACGCGTCAGGCGGGCAAGATGACCTTCATCGACTTCCATCTGGTGGTGCCCGGCAGCATGAGCGTCGATGCCGCCCATGAAATCTGCGATTGCCTCGAAGCCAAGCTCAAGGAAGCGGTGGAGGACGTGCAGATCACCATCCATGTCGAGCCGGAACAAAAAGCCAAGCATTCCGGGATCGTGGTTCTCTAA
- the cobO gene encoding cob(I)yrinic acid a,c-diamide adenosyltransferase, whose product MTDKPAKKTDLMTEAERDAYHAEKMRKKKDARTKILATKTEEKGLLIVHTGKGKGKSTAAFGMVFRAIGNGFRVGVVQFVKGAWETGERDVLDRFPEQVTINAMGEGFTWDVADRQRDLAAASKAWEQAKALILDPSYQMVLLDELNIVLRYDYLPLDEVIDFLRNKPADKHVIVTGRNAKDELIEIADLVTEMTEIKHHFRSGVKAQKGIEF is encoded by the coding sequence ATGACCGACAAACCGGCCAAGAAGACCGACCTGATGACCGAAGCCGAGCGTGATGCCTATCACGCCGAAAAGATGCGCAAGAAGAAGGATGCGCGAACCAAGATCTTGGCCACCAAAACCGAGGAAAAGGGCCTGCTGATTGTTCACACCGGCAAGGGCAAGGGAAAGTCGACCGCCGCTTTCGGCATGGTGTTTCGCGCCATCGGCAATGGCTTCCGGGTCGGCGTCGTGCAATTCGTCAAGGGCGCCTGGGAGACCGGCGAACGCGATGTGCTCGACAGGTTCCCCGAGCAGGTGACCATCAATGCCATGGGCGAGGGTTTCACCTGGGACGTCGCCGACCGCCAGCGTGACCTTGCTGCTGCCAGCAAGGCCTGGGAACAGGCCAAGGCGCTGATCTTGGACCCCAGCTATCAGATGGTCCTGCTCGACGAGCTCAACATCGTGCTCCGCTACGATTACCTGCCGCTCGACGAGGTCATCGACTTCCTGCGCAACAAGCCGGCGGACAAGCATGTCATCGTCACCGGCCGCAATGCCAAGGACGAGCTGATCGAGATCGCCGACCTCGTCACCGAAATGACCGAGATCAAGCATCATTTCCGCTCAGGCGTGAAGGCCCAGAAGGGAATTGAATTCTAG